One genomic segment of Aquipluma nitroreducens includes these proteins:
- a CDS encoding biotin--[acetyl-CoA-carboxylase] ligase, with amino-acid sequence MDQIIGNLIVRLKVTDSTNNYANRQIRENGLSEGTVFLAYEQTSGRGQQNNSWESLPNENLLFSVVLSPVFLEIRRQFMISKVVALGIYKALNKYVDSLKIKWPNDIYAGNRKLGGILIENSIMSGLLKSSIVGIGLNVNQTIFYSNAPNPVSLKMLTNQHYDREVILAEILSGINWYYALLRNREEELIDREFISALYRINEKHFFKAEDLVFEGEILGVNEIGQLIIRKNDGEVLEFHFKEVEFLQKTEGLKD; translated from the coding sequence ATGGATCAAATTATTGGAAATTTAATTGTACGCCTCAAGGTGACAGATTCTACCAACAACTATGCCAACCGCCAAATACGTGAAAATGGGTTGTCGGAAGGTACTGTCTTTTTGGCATATGAACAAACATCTGGTCGAGGACAACAGAACAATTCATGGGAAAGCCTGCCAAATGAAAACCTACTCTTTTCAGTTGTTTTGAGTCCAGTATTCTTGGAGATTCGTAGGCAATTTATGATATCTAAAGTAGTCGCTTTAGGTATTTATAAGGCTCTGAATAAGTATGTTGATTCATTAAAAATAAAATGGCCCAATGATATTTATGCCGGCAATCGGAAACTCGGTGGTATCTTGATTGAAAATTCAATTATGAGTGGATTGTTGAAAAGCTCTATTGTTGGTATTGGCCTGAATGTGAATCAAACCATTTTTTACAGTAATGCCCCTAATCCGGTATCTCTAAAAATGCTGACAAATCAGCACTACGATCGTGAGGTTATTCTGGCCGAAATATTATCCGGAATAAACTGGTATTATGCTCTTTTGCGAAATAGAGAAGAAGAACTAATTGATCGGGAATTTATCTCTGCTCTTTATCGCATAAATGAAAAGCATTTTTTTAAAGCTGAAGATTTAGTTTTTGAAGGTGAAATTCTCGGTGTTAACGAAATTGGACAATTAATTATCCGAAAGAATGACGGAGAAGTATTGGAATTTCATTTCAAGGAAGTTGAATTTCTGCAAAAAACTGAAGGATTGAAGGACTGA